The stretch of DNA CATGATCCGCGTCCTCGTGGTGGACGACGACTTCATGGTGGCGCGGATCCACGAGCGCTTCGTGGAGCGCACCGAGGGCTTCTCGATCGTCGGCACCGCGGGCACGGGTGCCGAGGCGCTGAGCGCCGTCGCCGAGCTCTCACCCGACCTCGTGCTGCTGGACGTGCACCTGCCCGACATGGACGGCATCGAGGTGCTGCGCTCGCTGCGCGCGGCGGGCCACGGCGTGGGCGTCATCATGGTGACCGCGGAGCGGGACGCCGAAGTGGTGCGGGCCGCCCTGCTCGGAGGCGCCCAGCAGTACCTGGTGAAGCCCTTCGAGTACCCCGAGCTCGCCGAGCGACTGAGGGCGGTCGCCCGGTCGCTCACGGTCCTGCGGAACGAGTCCGAGCCCGACCAGACGGCGATCGACCGCGCCTTCGGTGGCAGCACCCCCGGCGGCTCGCCCCTGCCGAAGGGCCTGAGCACCGAGACCGC from Aeromicrobium phoceense encodes:
- a CDS encoding response regulator, which codes for MIRVLVVDDDFMVARIHERFVERTEGFSIVGTAGTGAEALSAVAELSPDLVLLDVHLPDMDGIEVLRSLRAAGHGVGVIMVTAERDAEVVRAALLGGAQQYLVKPFEYPELAERLRAVARSLTVLRNESEPDQTAIDRAFGGSTPGGSPLPKGLSTETAASLLRALENAGEVSAAEAAELVGLSRVSARRYLEHFVHAGHATVRLRYGAAGRPERRYLLG